Proteins from one Telopea speciosissima isolate NSW1024214 ecotype Mountain lineage chromosome 1, Tspe_v1, whole genome shotgun sequence genomic window:
- the LOC122660297 gene encoding probable LRR receptor-like serine/threonine-protein kinase At1g05700, with amino-acid sequence MANDHIFFLLLSLHAIAASAQSLFLSLDCGSSSSSVYTDAIGITWTGDDSYINTGENKVVQTPNSVSEVMNTLRVFSTRKKNCYSIPFTKGTKALVRASFYYGNYDKKSSPPTFAILLDGNRWATVKTSIGIDLHYVEAVFVERSDSISVCLAQTHPNQLPFISSLEVRTLESTLYPDDLYDRIWFPARRDNRLMTVSMEQLSLLQTQFSVLAGWSGDPCLPSPYTWDWIAYTSDATPRITALYLSGYGLSGTLPDFSSMVALQTM; translated from the exons ATGGCCAATGACCATATTTTCTTCCTCCTACTATCTCTACATGCAATAGCTGCTTCTGCACAATCAT TGTTCCTAAGCTTAGATTGtggtagcagtagcagcagtgTTTACACCGACGCGATTGGTATCACCTGGACAGGTGACGATTCCTACATCAACACAGGTGAGAACAAAGTGGTGCAAACGCCTAATTCTGTCTCTGAAGTGATGAACACTCTTAGGGTATTCTCAACTCGGAAGAAGAATTGTTACTCAATCCCCTTCACCAAGGGAACAAAAGCTCTTGTTCGTGCAAGCTTTTACTATGGCAACTATGACAAGAAGTCATCTCCCCCTACCTTTGCTATACTATTGGATGGAAACCGTTGGGCAACCGTGAAAACTTCCATCGGTATTGATTTGCATTATGTTGAAGCCGTATTTGTTGAAAGGAGTGATTCCATAAGCGTTTGCTTAGCTCAAACACACCCCAATCAGCTTCCCTTCATATCATCACTTGAAGTCAGGACTTTGGAATCTACACT GTACCCAGATGACCTATATGATCGAATTTGGTTTCCAGCAAGAAGAGACAATAGATTAATGACTGTTTCAA TGGAACAATTGAGTTTATTACAAACCCAATTCTCTGTGCTGGCTGGATGGAGTGGTGATCCTTGCCTCCCATCACCATATACCTGGGACTGGATTGCTTACACCTCTGATGCCACGCCTCGCATTACAGCACT GTATCTCAGTGGCTATGGGCTCTCTGGAACACTTCCGGATTTTAGCTCCATGGTTGCTCTTCAAACCATGTGA
- the LOC122649018 gene encoding photosynthetic NDH subunit of lumenal location 1, chloroplastic — MAASISSLLSLCCASTFPKQLAAPNSTVIHSSTVSRPSTVNAYASTTDAIFKEEGYFTRRPILLGIGALATTLIPASFGYAEEVPKNYEAFVDLSDGYSYYYPSDWREFDFRGHDSAFKDRYLQLQNVRVSFIPTDKSDIHDLGPMDEVIPNLVRHQYAAPSQRATIFDMQERTVNGKNYYTFEYELTSPIFSRTAFATISIGNGRYYTLVVGANERRWKRVRNQLKVVANSFKMLDI; from the exons ATGGCAGCATCTATTTCATCATTACTTTCACTGTGCTGTGCTTCCACCTTCCCTAAGCAG TTAGCGGCGCCGAATTCAACGGTTATACATAGCTCTACTGTATCTCGTCCATCTACTGTAAATGCATACGCGTCCACCACTGACGCAATCTTTAAGGAAGAAG GTTATTTCACTAGAAGGCCAATTTTGCTTGGAATAGGAGCACTAGCGACAACTTTAATTCCTGCTAGTTTTGGTTATGCTGAAG AAGTACCGAAAAACTATGAAGCTTTTGTTGATCTTTCAGATGGATATTCTTATTATTACCCCTCAGATTGGAGA GAATTTGATTTTAGAGGGCATGATTCAGCATTTAAGGATCGTTATCTGCAACTACAAAATGTTAGAGTGAGTTTCATTCCAACGGATAAAAGTGACATCCATGATTTGGGTCCCATGGATGAG GTTATTCCCAACTTGGTGAGACATCAGTATGCTGCACCATCTCAAAGAGCTACCATATTCGACATGCAGGAG CGGACTGTCAATGGAAAAAATTACTATACCTTTGAGTATGAACTTACTTCTCCAATCTTTTCTCGCACTGCCTTCGCAACCATATCCATTGGAAACG GAAGATACTACACACTGGTAGTTGGGGCAAATGAAAGACGGTGGAAGAGAGTTCGGAACCAACTTAAAGTTGTTGCTAATTCATTCAAGATGCTTGACATCTGA